Within Halopelagius longus, the genomic segment TAGGTGTAGCGGTCCGGGTCCTCGGGGTGGCCGTGGACGAGTTTCACGCGGCCGTCGCAGGCGAGACGTTCGTCGGGTAGATCCTGCAACCACGCCAAGGCGTCGTCGTCCAACCGGTCGCGGGCGTACTCGACGCCGGCGGCGGCCATGGAGTTGAACCGGAACGCCGACCCCGAGGCCACCGCCCGGTCGTGGTTGCCCATCACCGTCGGGACGCCGCCGTCGCGCATCGCCTCGACGCACTCCGCCGGCCACGGGTTGTAGCCCACCACGTCGCCGGCGTTGACGAGTGCGTCCACGTCGGGCATCTCCGAGAGGACGGCGTCCAACGCGACTTTGTTCCCGTGCACGTCCGAGATGACGCCGACTCGCATGGCTCCGAGTAGGGTCGCCAGCGGGAAAAATTCGCGTCCGTTCCGTCGCGCGCCGCGACTACTCCCCGTCGCCGTCGGGGCCGTTCTCGACGGCCACCGCCACCTCGCCGTCGCGGTAGGTGACGCCCGCGGCGCAGACGGCGTGTTCGTACTCCATCTCGTAGACGCCCGACGCCGCGGACTCGGCGTCTGACGCCTCGAACTCGACGGGCGTCGGCGCGTCCTCCTCGTAGGTGGCGACCAGCGTCGGTTCCGAGACGGCCTTCACGAGGAGGGCGTCGCGGCGGACGACGCCGACGTACGAGTCCTCCTCTGCGTCGTCGTCGGTGACGACACCGGCGATTCGCGGCGTGTCGTAGTCGTCCTTCTCGTAGTCGAGGGCAAGAAGCGACTCCGCGAGGGCGTCGCGGGCGGGGTAACCTAAGTCGAGTTTCTCCGCGATAGGATCGACGTGGGACCCGTTGCCGACGACGACGGCGTCGCCGCCCTCGCGGACGCAGTTGTAGGAGATGTAGGGGTTGTCGCTCTCGGGGGCGTCCGGCGTCGGCGCGACGGTGAGCGTTCCGTCGCGGTCGACGATGCGGCGGTTCGGGAACGAACGGGACGAGACGCGGTACGCGCCGAAGTCGGGGCCGACGACGATGAAACGTCCGACGTACATACACGAGGGTGTACAGGACACGGGTAAATAGATGGTGGATTATGCACGTTCGGCCGCTGTGGGGCGTGTTCGCACGGTAATCCGAACGCGCAACGCTTACAAACCCCGACGGGGTACGTAGGGGTGCAACCCTAGTCCCATGGGGTAGTGGCCAATCCTGTTGCCTTCTGGGGGCAACGACCCAGGTTCGAATCCTGGTGGGACTACTTCGATTCTACGGCGTCAAACCGCGTAGCGGTGCTTTTCGTACCACAACCGGACGAGACTCGTGAACGATTCGTCGCCGACGCAGATACCGGAAAGTCCGTCGGCAAGCCCGGCCGTTATCCTCTCTCCGCCCGTACCCCGTTTCGTGTCCGAAACCGACTCACAGACCCGCGGTGCACCGTCCCGTCTCGGTCGCCTCCTCTTTGCGAGCGGACTCGCGACGCTCGCGCTCCGAAACCTGACGAACTTGGAGGGCCGAATCGCCTACGCCGACGCGAAGGGCGTCCCCGAGGCGGACAAACTCGTCCCCGCCGCCAGCGGCCTCCTCTTCGGCGGGAGCATCGGAATCGGCCTGTGGAAGTTCCCGAGACTCGCGTCGGCGAGCGTCGCGACGTTCCTCGCGGGCGTGACGCCCGTCATGCACGACTTCTGGGCCGTCGACGAGGAGTCTCGCGGCGAAGAACTCACGTCGTTCCTGCAGAATATGACGCTGCTCGGCGCGGCTATCGCCTTCTTCATGCGGGCGAACGAGAACTGAACGCGTTCCGTTCGACCGCCACGTCACCCCGTTCGCACCGAGCGTAGAGAGGGACCCACGGTAGAGGATTCCCCCGCGGTACGCTTACTCGAAGAGTTCGACGGCCTGCTCGTAGCGCGCGGACGGCTCCTCCCAGTCGACGACCTCGAAGAAGTTCGAGACGAAGTCGCCGCGGGCCGGGCCGTAGTCGTGGTAGTAGGAGTGCTCCCACACGTCGAGCGCCAGAATCGGATGCCAACCCCAGAGCGCGCCCTGGTCGTGCTTGTCGACGACGACGTTGCGCAGTTGGTTCGAGAACGAGTCGTACACCAAGAGCGCCCAGCCGCCGGCGTTACCCGCGGCGGCCTCGAACTCGCCCTTCCAGGCGTCGTAGGAGCCGAAGTCCTCCTCGATGCGGTCGCGGAGGTCACCCGAGGGCTCGTCGCCGCCCTCCGGCGACATCGAGTTCCAGAACAGGTCGTGGAGGATGTGCCCCGACCCGTTGTGGGTGACGTTCCGAATCGCGCCGGGCGAGGAGGAGAAATCGCCGTCCTCGCGGTTGGCTTCGAGCGTCTCCTCGGCGGAGTTCCAGCCGTTGACGTAGCCCTGGTGGTGGGTGTCGTGGTGCCACGTCAGCACCTGCTCGGAGATGTGCGGTTCCAGCGCGTCGTAATCGTACGGAAGGGGGTCGAGTTCGTAGCTCATTATTGCGTCTTCGACTATCGCTCGTGCGGCCATGAAGATTTCCTGAACCGCATTTTGGTAGCCGCGCTGTC encodes:
- a CDS encoding metallophosphoesterase family protein — its product is MRVGVISDVHGNKVALDAVLSEMPDVDALVNAGDVVGYNPWPAECVEAMRDGGVPTVMGNHDRAVASGSAFRFNSMAAAGVEYARDRLDDDALAWLQDLPDERLACDGRVKLVHGHPEDPDRYTYPDEFSARMLGDEDVLVLGHTHVQGHETFDEGVVMNPGSVGQPRDGDHRAAYAVVDLDDLTVEEHRVDYDIEEVVEAVNDAGLPERIGLRLYDGR
- a CDS encoding IMP cyclohydrolase; this encodes MYVGRFIVVGPDFGAYRVSSRSFPNRRIVDRDGTLTVAPTPDAPESDNPYISYNCVREGGDAVVVGNGSHVDPIAEKLDLGYPARDALAESLLALDYEKDDYDTPRIAGVVTDDDAEEDSYVGVVRRDALLVKAVSEPTLVATYEEDAPTPVEFEASDAESAASGVYEMEYEHAVCAAGVTYRDGEVAVAVENGPDGDGE
- the sod gene encoding superoxide dismutase, translating into MSYELDPLPYDYDALEPHISEQVLTWHHDTHHQGYVNGWNSAEETLEANREDGDFSSSPGAIRNVTHNGSGHILHDLFWNSMSPEGGDEPSGDLRDRIEEDFGSYDAWKGEFEAAAGNAGGWALLVYDSFSNQLRNVVVDKHDQGALWGWHPILALDVWEHSYYHDYGPARGDFVSNFFEVVDWEEPSARYEQAVELFE
- a CDS encoding DoxX family protein, with the protein product MSETDSQTRGAPSRLGRLLFASGLATLALRNLTNLEGRIAYADAKGVPEADKLVPAASGLLFGGSIGIGLWKFPRLASASVATFLAGVTPVMHDFWAVDEESRGEELTSFLQNMTLLGAAIAFFMRANEN